The following proteins come from a genomic window of Microbacterium sp. SY138:
- a CDS encoding SDR family oxidoreductase: MGTQDILFIGGSGVISAASVRRAVELGHRVTVLNRGRSEERALPEEAELLQGDIRDADAVRAALGDREFDVVAQFTAFTPAHVQADIARFAGRTGQYVFISSASAYQKPPQRFPITESTPLRNPFSGYARDKIACEDALTSAYRDQGFPVTIVRPSHTYDCTSMPTLAGWNDVARMRAGRPVVVHGDGTTPWTITHSTDFAVGFVGLFGRRDVLGDTFHIMGDHAPTWDQIYTWLGEAAGVRPELVHVSSDTIAAIRPSFAADLHGDRAHPMVFDTAKIRHILPEFRSRVPFWIGAQEIIAYHDATPARQVVDAELDADLDRMIATVRA; this comes from the coding sequence ATCAGCGCGGCTTCGGTGCGACGGGCGGTCGAGCTCGGACATCGAGTCACCGTTCTCAATCGCGGTCGCTCCGAGGAGAGGGCGCTGCCGGAAGAGGCCGAGCTCCTGCAGGGCGACATCCGTGACGCGGACGCGGTGCGGGCAGCACTCGGGGACCGTGAGTTCGACGTCGTTGCCCAGTTCACCGCCTTCACCCCCGCCCACGTGCAGGCCGACATCGCGCGTTTCGCCGGCCGGACCGGGCAGTACGTGTTCATCAGCTCCGCGTCGGCGTACCAGAAGCCGCCGCAGCGGTTTCCGATCACCGAGTCGACCCCGCTCCGCAATCCGTTCTCCGGGTATGCGCGAGACAAGATCGCCTGCGAGGATGCCCTGACGAGCGCGTACCGCGATCAGGGATTCCCGGTCACGATCGTCCGCCCTTCGCACACCTACGACTGCACCAGCATGCCCACGCTGGCCGGGTGGAACGACGTCGCTCGGATGCGCGCGGGGCGGCCTGTGGTCGTGCACGGCGACGGCACCACGCCGTGGACCATCACGCACTCGACCGACTTCGCCGTGGGATTCGTCGGTCTCTTCGGCCGTCGCGACGTGCTCGGCGACACCTTCCACATCATGGGGGACCACGCGCCGACGTGGGATCAGATCTACACCTGGCTGGGCGAGGCTGCAGGGGTCCGTCCCGAACTGGTGCACGTGTCCTCCGACACGATCGCCGCAATCCGGCCGTCGTTCGCCGCAGACCTGCACGGCGACAGGGCTCACCCGATGGTGTTCGACACCGCCAAGATCCGGCACATCCTCCCCGAGTTTCGCTCCCGTGTGCCGTTCTGGATCGGGGCGCAGGAGATCATCGCGTACCACGACGCCACCCCGGCCCGGCAGGTGGTCGATGCCGAACTCGACGCCGACCTGGATCGGATGATCGCGACCGTGCGTGCATAG
- a CDS encoding acyl-CoA desaturase: protein MDVIRPTVHTRPRDNASRRSSAFTELAQQVRERGLLHRRYGYYWTKLIAAPIAVGVCLLAFLWIGDTWWQLFTAAVLAIVFTQIAFLGHDAAHRQIFVSGRWNDWISIILGDLLVGMSYGWWQHKHTRHHANPNKLGSDPDIELPVIAVSTEAATRHQGPVITWLRGHQGVLFFPILLLEGLSLHASSVRRMFARGRLERRWAEITFLSVRMIGYLVLVFIVLSPGIAFVFLAVQLGLFGFYMGIAFAPNHKGMPVVPRDMTLDFLRRQVLMSRNVRGGRFLDVAMGGLNYQVEHHLFPSMPRPHLRRAAPIIAAYCREHDVQYTQVGLFTSYAIVVRYINRVGLGERDVFSCPLADQRLAIGAPIRS from the coding sequence ATGGACGTCATCCGTCCGACCGTCCACACCCGTCCGCGCGACAACGCGTCCCGAAGATCGAGCGCCTTCACCGAGTTGGCGCAGCAGGTACGCGAGCGCGGGCTCCTGCACCGGCGCTACGGCTACTACTGGACGAAGCTCATCGCCGCCCCGATCGCTGTGGGCGTGTGCCTGCTCGCGTTCCTCTGGATCGGCGACACCTGGTGGCAGCTGTTCACCGCCGCCGTCCTGGCGATCGTGTTCACCCAGATCGCGTTCCTCGGTCACGATGCGGCGCACCGGCAGATCTTCGTGTCCGGCCGGTGGAACGACTGGATCAGCATCATCCTCGGCGACCTGCTCGTCGGCATGAGCTACGGATGGTGGCAGCACAAGCACACCCGCCACCACGCCAACCCGAACAAGCTGGGCTCCGACCCCGACATCGAGCTCCCCGTGATCGCTGTCTCCACCGAGGCTGCGACGAGGCACCAGGGACCGGTCATCACGTGGTTGCGCGGACATCAGGGCGTGCTGTTCTTCCCGATCCTGCTCCTCGAAGGACTCTCGCTGCACGCTTCGAGCGTGCGGCGGATGTTCGCGCGGGGCCGGCTCGAACGCCGGTGGGCCGAGATCACGTTCCTCAGCGTCCGCATGATCGGATACCTGGTACTGGTGTTCATCGTGCTGTCCCCCGGAATCGCCTTCGTCTTCCTGGCGGTGCAACTGGGACTGTTCGGGTTCTACATGGGGATCGCCTTCGCCCCCAACCACAAGGGGATGCCGGTCGTACCTCGGGACATGACCCTGGACTTCCTGCGGCGGCAGGTGCTGATGAGTCGGAACGTGCGCGGCGGCCGCTTCCTCGACGTCGCCATGGGTGGGCTGAACTACCAGGTCGAGCATCATCTGTTCCCCTCGATGCCCCGCCCGCATCTGCGTCGCGCCGCCCCGATCATCGCCGCATACTGCCGGGAGCATGACGTGCAGTACACGCAGGTCGGCCTGTTCACGTCGTACGCGATCGTGGTGCGCTACATCAACCGGGTCGGACTCGGCGAGCGTGACGTCTTCAGCTGTCCTCTCGCAGATCAGCGGCTCGCGATCGGGGCGCCCATCCGGTCCTGA